Part of the Kamptonema formosum PCC 6407 genome, TTTGCACCCTTGCCAAACTTTGTCTCAAACTTTAGTCCTTAACTTCTAGGGTAAAGTCTCGTAAAGGAGATTTCCCACCGGATTTTTAGTCCTGTTTAAAGGAATTCAGGCATTAGGCCTGTATTTCAGGGTAATTCTGAAAATTTTTTAACTATTAATTGTTAACTGTTAACTGTTAACTGTTAACTGTTTGATATACTGCTTCAGTACAGGTGGCAAAGTATAAAGATTGTCTTGTTTTTCGATGAAGCAACGCCGCGATAGAGATTGCAGTGCATTTAGTAAATCAGATAATGATATTTGTCCTTGTTCTAGTAATTTTGCTAGGTTGACAGGATGGCTTTCCTTAGCTAATAAGTATAAAACTTGTTTTTCCAATTCGGATAAGCGATCGCACTGTTCCTGTAAAATATCTTTCAAATCTTCGGGTAACAATATAGCATCATCTGGTAATAACTCAGTCATGTATCCTCCCAACTCTTGAATTAGAGTCGCCACGCTTTTTAACCATAAAGGATTGCCTTCATAGCGCTGAATGAGTTCTGAGTAACTATCTATTTCTCCTAATCCATAATCTCTCAATATCTCCCGTCCGGCAGCGATATCTAAACCAGTGAGTTGTAGGGTACGAATAGAAGTAGTTTGGCTTTTAACTTGAGGGATTTCTCTGGGTTGTTCCCAACCTATTAGCAAAAAGCAGCTTTGATGGGATAATTTTTCTATTTGTTTTAAAAAGGAGCGATATTCTTCATGCTCTGGTTTATATTTTCCTGCTAATTCACCGCTACTGAAAAGATGGTGAACGTCATCTAAGACTATTAAAGTGCGGTACTTTTGTAAATACTTAATTAGGGGTAAGCGTTTCGGGTTAGTTGCAGGAGAATCTAGCTTTTCTGACTCGGAGAAAAGCTGGATTAGTTCGTGTTGAAATTCGTCGAGGGTGTGGGATGCGTCTATGGTGCGCCAAATTATGTAATCAAATTCATCTTTTATTTGTTGTACGAGTTGTACTGCTAGGGATGTTTTGCCGATGCCGCTGATACCAGTGAGGGCGATGAGGCGGCTGTGTTGTTGTACAATCCAGTTGGTGAGGGTTTGGAGTTCAGGAGTGCGATTGTAGAAAGTGCCTAATTCTGGCATCTCACTTAAATCTTGATGTGGAGTTTCAGGTTGTTTTGTATTAGATGTTTCTTGATTTGGTGGGTGTGAGTTTGGTGGTTCTGGTGGGTGTCTGGGTTGTTCACAGAAGTTAATGTTACCAACTCGGACATGATCTTGTACAACATTTGAAAATAGGGAGATTTGTAACCTCTCCATCGCTGAGCGAAAATTCTTTTTATTGATATCTTCTCCTAACTCTTCTGAGAGTAATTGCCATAGTTGTGAAGCTGCATTCCTAACACGACTTTCAGAACAGTCAAAGTCTTTGGCTACGTGCTTGTATGTATCGTGTTGTAGAGTTGCTTTCAGTACCGCCTCTTGTAAATCGTCAAGGTGTTGACCCGTTTTCTCAAAGACTATGCGATCGGCGAGGTTTAACATTTCCTTAAGATTCATCGGCTTAAGAGGCTGGGATGATTTTGTGTATTATGGCACAGTTTTAGACATTTTAGTATATTTTTAGATATTTTGGTATGTAACTAGATTTAAAGAGACTTAAGTTAGCGGAAATTTGGGTGGCAAAATAGGATGTTTTGGGACTAGACAAAGCTTTAATTTATACTGATTATGGTAGGAATATCAAAGGAAAAGTGTGGGGATAAAACGGTTGTTCTTTTATACATTACAATGGCGTGTTAGATCGCAAGTGCGGTCTAATTATTAGTTCTACTAGGAATTTTAATTGAACGAATAAGCCTATATTTATGATGAGATATTTTTCCTTATGAGCCTCGAAAATATATGGACTTGGGCAGATATAGTTCAACTTGCCGCAGGCTTTGTCTTGTTTATGATGGGTATCTGGATAGGCAAGAAACAGGAGAAGTCAGTTAATCTAACAAAAAATCTTACGGAAGAGATTAAATCTCTTCAAACTGGACTATCAGAATTGGAAATGTATGAAAAAAT contains:
- a CDS encoding NB-ARC domain-containing protein, coding for MNLKEMLNLADRIVFEKTGQHLDDLQEAVLKATLQHDTYKHVAKDFDCSESRVRNAASQLWQLLSEELGEDINKKNFRSAMERLQISLFSNVVQDHVRVGNINFCEQPRHPPEPPNSHPPNQETSNTKQPETPHQDLSEMPELGTFYNRTPELQTLTNWIVQQHSRLIALTGISGIGKTSLAVQLVQQIKDEFDYIIWRTIDASHTLDEFQHELIQLFSESEKLDSPATNPKRLPLIKYLQKYRTLIVLDDVHHLFSSGELAGKYKPEHEEYRSFLKQIEKLSHQSCFLLIGWEQPREIPQVKSQTTSIRTLQLTGLDIAAGREILRDYGLGEIDSYSELIQRYEGNPLWLKSVATLIQELGGYMTELLPDDAILLPEDLKDILQEQCDRLSELEKQVLYLLAKESHPVNLAKLLEQGQISLSDLLNALQSLSRRCFIEKQDNLYTLPPVLKQYIKQLTVNS